The DNA region GCAAGTTCCCAGCAGGAACAACAGATGCGACAAGGGTGGTCGGAGCCGAGCTCCGTTCGCCGCCGATGTTCTGTCCTGGGCTCCCTGCATATCCACTCATCAAGGGCCTGGCCTGGGAGATAGCGTTTAGTTTGACTGCACGTCATCAGGCAGAGTCAAACCCCTGCTTCCCAAGTTTCAAAACACGCAGCTGGAGCTCAACAATTCTTGTAAAAAATCCACACGAATTGTTAGGAACTATCGAGATTTATACACATCAAATCGAATTTTGCACTCCTACAAATAGTCTTCCAAGCAGACGCAACAATAGTCTCGAGAGGGAAAATCTCAAAAAAGAATTCTTGAAGAAGAATTATACAGGAAGGAAGGAAGCAAGAAACGGCAGCCGAAATCGAGCTCTAGCCAGAAGTCAATCAGCAATGGAGTTAGCATCCGGACTTCTTGGCCCGGAGGATGGTGCACTTGGTCCTCTGGAACGCGGTGGCGGCGACGTCGGGATCGACGAGCTGCAGCTGGAGCGGGCAGACGACGACGAGCGGGCAATTGGCGCTGCGCCCCTTGTACTGCAGCGTCGTGTCCAGCCGCACCTCCACGGCGAACTTGCCCGTGTCGTTCTCCGCGGCGAACTCCTTCACCCCGGGCGCGGTGAGCTTGACGGGCTTGCCCACGCCGCCGACGGTGACGCGGACCGTGGCCGTCTTGCGCGGCTTGTGGTCGAAGGCCTGGACGGTGGCGGAGTCGTCGAAGCGGGAGCCGTTGAAGGAGAAGGCCACGGCGAGGGGCCCGTAGGCGATGGCCCGGTAGATGTTGGGGTTCCGCAGCGACACCGTGGCCGTCAGGTTGTAGGAGATGGTGGAGTTGGCGGCGGGGTTGCCCGGCGCCAGCGCGAACCGCTGCAGCACGGCGTCGTCGGCCGTGGCCTTGGGCGGGTACACGACGGCGAAGGCGATGACGAGCACGGCGACGAGGCCCCCCACGACGAGGACGACAGCGGACCAGATGAGGAACTTGGTCCAGCTGCAGTCGCAGTCGCAGCACT from Panicum hallii strain FIL2 chromosome 9, PHallii_v3.1, whole genome shotgun sequence includes:
- the LOC112876224 gene encoding uncharacterized protein LOC112876224, which translates into the protein MAFWEPCFGKDNECCDCDCSWTKFLIWSAVVLVVGGLVAVLVIAFAVVYPPKATADDAVLQRFALAPGNPAANSTISYNLTATVSLRNPNIYRAIAYGPLAVAFSFNGSRFDDSATVQAFDHKPRKTATVRVTVGGVGKPVKLTAPGVKEFAAENDTGKFAVEVRLDTTLQYKGRSANCPLVVVCPLQLQLVDPDVAATAFQRTKCTILRAKKSGC